One segment of Curtobacterium poinsettiae DNA contains the following:
- a CDS encoding MarR family winged helix-turn-helix transcriptional regulator: METPREQTIETLLVSVNRLIRSAVQSTGNTTSTAVWRTLGILETDEPLRLGELATASRVAQPTMTRLVAGMLADGLVSRSVDPDDSRGQLIELTEAGRERLASWRSTLTSTVGPLFADLTDDDWDVLHHAANLIAQRTRTTPNGTEIPA; encoded by the coding sequence ATGGAAACACCGCGTGAGCAGACGATCGAGACCCTCCTCGTCTCCGTCAACCGCCTGATCCGCAGCGCCGTCCAGTCGACGGGCAACACCACGTCCACCGCGGTCTGGCGCACACTCGGCATCCTCGAGACCGACGAGCCCCTGCGACTCGGTGAGCTGGCGACAGCATCGCGCGTGGCACAGCCCACGATGACCCGACTCGTCGCCGGCATGCTCGCCGACGGCCTGGTCAGCCGCAGCGTCGACCCGGACGACTCCCGCGGCCAGCTCATCGAACTCACCGAGGCCGGACGCGAGCGGCTCGCTTCCTGGCGCTCCACCCTCACCAGCACGGTCGGTCCGTTGTTCGCCGACCTGACCGACGACGACTGGGACGTCCTGCACCACGCGGCGAACCTGATCGCCCAGCGCACCCGGACAACCCCCAACGGAACGGAGATCCCCGCGTGA
- a CDS encoding thioredoxin family protein, translating to MQLDLWTSAFCAPCAAARRVSAEASALVPGLTVTERDVAAHPDDAEDLGIRSTPTIIVRQDDGTEVFRSPGVPTRDQLLLAVARAL from the coding sequence ATGCAGCTCGACCTCTGGACGTCCGCCTTCTGTGCGCCGTGTGCCGCCGCCCGCCGGGTGTCGGCCGAGGCCTCGGCGCTCGTCCCCGGGCTCACCGTGACCGAACGCGACGTGGCAGCACACCCCGACGACGCGGAAGACCTCGGTATCCGATCCACGCCCACGATCATCGTGCGGCAGGACGACGGCACCGAGGTCTTCCGTTCACCCGGCGTCCCGACCCGCGACCAACTCCTGCTCGCGGTGGCCAGGGCGCTCTGA
- a CDS encoding DUF6716 putative glycosyltransferase has protein sequence MSGAHVRGAHPSGAHLSGPVDGTGALDGPGDGGGSTDGLEARLPSDASPRVRRVVGLVDTDSFAKWGAHLLSSAPADWDLELRTVATPRSASPEQLRSAFRGLDGRLAHLHRDPPAPKDVDAVVEELRRDPPDAVLVSLIGPVAELVIDEVHRRIPDRPVLVSGLPGISFPSKWKGIFFRARADLFVLHSHREVRAYEEMARDGGVEPHFALATLPFARGAGGVGSTGATVRDSVVFAAQPSVPFERADRALVVRWLVGTARAHPEWRVVIKTRAAAGEHQTHREEHPYPDLVPADAPTNLVVESGPMAEHLDRAVALVTISSTAVLEAAARGVPALTLTDFGIGRHLINEVFVGSGLEGDAVDLVDGRFGVVRPEWMRDNYFHPASEDDWQHRLVELMARRDAGNLMDRAPARRSRGGLLRRAWERKNALGGADRSPLGWVALGIGAPIRGAKRLARRVRALVDPPEPVVVAAPTSQRAGTRAAVPAPGAAAGTAARPAAAAAADARSERPGHREQELVAGRDAG, from the coding sequence TCCGACGCGTGGTCGGCCTGGTCGACACCGACTCGTTCGCCAAGTGGGGCGCCCACCTGCTGTCGAGCGCCCCGGCGGACTGGGATCTAGAGCTCCGCACCGTGGCGACTCCGCGGTCGGCGAGTCCGGAGCAGCTGCGGTCGGCGTTCCGCGGGCTGGACGGGCGGCTCGCCCACCTGCACCGCGACCCACCCGCTCCGAAGGACGTCGACGCCGTCGTCGAGGAGCTCCGACGGGACCCGCCGGACGCCGTCCTGGTGTCGTTGATCGGACCGGTCGCCGAACTCGTGATCGATGAGGTGCACCGGCGGATCCCGGATCGGCCGGTACTGGTGTCGGGGCTGCCGGGGATCTCGTTCCCGTCGAAGTGGAAGGGCATCTTCTTCCGCGCCCGGGCCGACCTGTTCGTGCTGCACAGCCACCGTGAGGTCCGCGCGTACGAGGAGATGGCTCGCGATGGCGGCGTCGAGCCGCACTTCGCACTCGCCACGCTGCCGTTCGCACGCGGCGCGGGCGGTGTCGGCTCGACGGGCGCGACCGTCCGCGACTCCGTCGTCTTCGCGGCGCAGCCGAGCGTGCCGTTCGAGCGGGCCGACCGGGCCCTCGTCGTGCGGTGGCTCGTCGGTACGGCGCGGGCGCACCCGGAGTGGCGCGTCGTCATCAAGACGCGCGCTGCGGCCGGCGAGCACCAGACGCACCGCGAGGAGCACCCGTACCCGGACCTGGTGCCCGCGGACGCGCCGACCAACCTCGTGGTGGAGAGCGGGCCGATGGCCGAACACCTCGACCGGGCGGTGGCACTCGTGACGATCAGCTCGACCGCGGTGCTCGAGGCTGCGGCCCGGGGCGTCCCCGCGCTCACGCTGACCGACTTCGGCATCGGGCGGCACCTGATCAACGAGGTGTTCGTGGGGAGCGGCCTCGAGGGTGACGCCGTCGACCTGGTCGACGGACGGTTCGGCGTCGTCCGGCCGGAGTGGATGCGGGACAACTACTTCCACCCGGCCTCGGAGGACGACTGGCAGCACCGGCTGGTGGAGCTCATGGCCCGACGGGACGCCGGGAACTTGATGGACCGGGCGCCGGCTCGGCGGAGTCGCGGTGGGCTGCTGCGTCGTGCGTGGGAGCGGAAGAACGCCCTCGGTGGGGCCGATCGCAGCCCGCTCGGGTGGGTGGCACTGGGCATCGGGGCACCGATCAGGGGCGCCAAGCGGCTGGCAAGACGCGTGCGGGCGCTGGTCGATCCGCCGGAACCCGTCGTGGTGGCGGCGCCGACGTCGCAGCGCGCGGGGACTCGCGCCGCTGTGCCTGCGCCGGGGGCCGCCGCAGGCACGGCCGCGAGGCCCGCGGCTGCCGCTGCGGCGGACGCTCGCTCAGAGCGCCCTGGCCACCGCGAGCAGGAGTTGGTCGCGGGTCGGGACGCCGGGTGA